In the genome of Impatiens glandulifera chromosome 6, dImpGla2.1, whole genome shotgun sequence, the window CTCTCAAAttgttcaataaaatatttatttatttttattcatttggtTGGTTTAGTCATCGAAATGCACCTCCAAACCATTGGTGTTGATTTACTAAATTTCAAATCATAGGTTTGTcggttatataatataatattcatgtttttttagaatgaaACTGAGATATGACATTAGTAAGatgtttataattgtttttattgaatttttttcttatttttcatccTTACACTTAAATTGTTCAATAAGTTAAGTAGTTTTGTTTGCATATATAGATGATCCAAAGAATTGTTATTTGAGAGAACTATATGGAGCGAAGGAGAGGCTGCACATGTTCAAAGCGGATCTTCTTGATTACCAGAGCTTACTAAGAGCCATGAATGGATGCAATGGTGTATTCCACACTGCATTTCCGATGAATAATTCTCGTGTAAGAATAATATGATTGAGATTACAATCTACCTAATAAGAACgatgataaattaattcatatttaaatcaACACATTTGTAGGAAGAAATGGAGCTAGTAGCAGTTGAAGGAGCTAGGAATGTAATAAAAGCGGCGGCTGAAACAAAAGTAGGTCGAGTTGTGTTCACCTCATCAATTGGTGCCGTGACAATGGATCCAAATCGGTCTCCAAATACTATTGTCGACGATAGTTGTTGGAGTGACCTTCAATATTGCAAGAAGACTAATGTTAGTAACTAATAGTACTATTATTTAAGTTCATTTAATAGCACATagtttaacaataattatttaattatacatatagaATTGGTATTGTTATGGAAAAATGGTTGCGGAGAAAGTCGCATGGGAGGAGGCCCAAGAGAGGAGAGTGAACCTAGTGGTTATAAACCCCGTGGTCGTGCTCGGGCCATTGCTTCAATCCAATCTCAACCCGAGCACGGGTCATATCCTCAGGTACTTAAACGGCTGTAACAAGACATATGACAACGAAGTTCAGTCCTATGTGCATGTGATAGATGTTGCCAAGGCCCATATCCTTGTTTACGAGACACCCACATCCACGGGCCGTTACCTTTGTGGAGAGAGCGTTCTTCATCGAGGTGATGTTGCTGATATCCTCGCTAAACACTTCCCCGAATATCCTATTCCAACCAAGTATGCATGTTTCTATACCTATTTCAATTCAAGCCCTTTTCTTTTGTACcacaatttaaattttctttcttttcgaGTACGTCAGGTGTATGGATTATGGAAAGCCGAGAGTTAAGCCATTCAAATTGTCGAACCAAAAGCTACTAGACTTGGGGTTAGTGTTCATACCCGTGGAACAATGCCTATATGAGACCGTCAAGTACTTGCAAGAGAAGGGTCACCTACCCATTGCCAATGGGGATCGCCTAATACCGATCAAATCCTTACTTTGAAAgggaaaattaaattaagcaataaattatgttatagcCTAATATTTTAGGCTTAACTATTTTAATTCTACCATCCTTAATCATCCTTGCTTAAGGATgacaaaaaattcaaaataatgtataacaattaaacatctttattttaattatatcttgTTATCTAGCAataatcattataatattatatatataaacaccgACATATTCAAGTTTCAATGTAactaaaaataatgaaaacattGATTCTCATCAAACTTAAAAATTTGTGGTgttatctattattatatagattaaGAAAGTTATTTAagcataaaattaataaaaattcatcctgaattaaactataattaatatttggtGGTGATCAGGGCTTCattgtttgtatttttgttcatttttaaCACCTTTATTTGTTTTCTCTTGACAAggattcttttttgtttttgtataatatcaCGTGACATTATGAGATTTTTgaaaactaatattttgatataattattattatttacaaaaattcaTAGTAAAAATTGgaagtaattttgtttttatttggtatgaaaaatatgtttaaatttgataaaactttcaaagtaaaaattaaatgaaataaagtaatttttaatatgtttttaggtTATgctatagattttttttataattttgttttaccAAATATGATTTTAACAGTGGTATTTGTTAGACCATGTCAACCCAAAAATTTTTAGATGGTTTATTTGTCGCCAAccaaattcatatattttgactCGTTTTAGATGGCCAACCCAATTCATACAATTTGGactatgttttaatttaaattgttcTTATTGAGTATCGTATATTCGAGACATTtgtatcttaaaaaaaaatgacgGTTTAACTACTTTGGTTGTGACTTTATTAAAAGCAAtactaataaaaacaaacatgaatctTGATTTTCCAATTCaactaacatatataacatatatggtTTGTAAACAATATTACCTCTTAATCTGACACATTTCTTCTAAATTAGAAAGACAATTGATTGATTGTCGAGTTGCTCTTACTTACACCCAACTGTACAACTGAAACATACTCGACAAAATGAAGTTGATTTCCCATCCATTTCATCGTCCAATCCTTCATGCCAAAGCCAGAGACCTTTTGAACATTTGGGCTGCTCTTTTCACAGCTTTAACATCGATATCTGCCAACTTGCCTGTCTTCGAAGCAATAACTGTACATTTTCGTTCCTCTGCATTTGGCACAAATAACTCCCCTTTCTCTTCTGAACCAAACAACGCAATACTGAACAAAAACAAACCATCATGatgtcattttaaaaaataaagtcattTGCCCAAAAAACAATTCAAGAAACCGACCAGGGCTTGCCACGCGCAAATGCAAATTGAATAGCGGCTGTATTAGTAGCAATCACCCCAATCGAGTCGTTAACTAAAGCAGCAAGCTGTAATCAAACCAACCAACAAACCAAAAgtgaaaaaatgtattttaagaagtttgtaaaagaaaaaatgataaaacaacCTGGCCGGGAGTAGTAACAAAGACAATGCTAGCGTCGTCTCCTACAACATCTTCCACGTTTTCCCTTTCTTTCTCGTGTGGGATCACAAAAACCGGCGTAAATTCCCTACTGAAAACATTGAAACATTATTAGTCatcagaaaaagaaaaaaacagcaaattttacaataatcctcttcttcttcccttaCCTAATTGAATATGCAATTTCAGCCCATACTTCAATAGACAATATGCTATCTTTATCTCCTCTAGACTGCATAGACGCCTTCGAATCAGATTGTAATCCATGAAGAACAACAAACTTTCCCTTCTCTGCACCCGCATCTCTATACTTAGCTTCAACCGCATCCTTCACCTTCCTAGAAATGGACACTTGCAAAGGAAGAACAGGCTGTCTAGGAACACTTCTAAATGGTCTCCCCAACCAATCAGCCATTTCTTGATACCTACATTAACTCctatcaaaatcaaaaacaaaTGAAGAAAGTCTTTAACTAATTGTTTACATGTTATATCCCGCTTCAGACAGGTTCATGCTATTTGAGGTAAATGTTTGAGACAGAAGTAATCCAGCTCCGGCAGAGTTAACATTAGGGTAAATGTAGCTAACTCTATCACGAGCAGTTGACATGTATAAGAACGCTGCATGGCCAAGTCCGGCCAGTTTTGTAGACAGGATCATATCATAGTATCTACCCTGGATGAAAGACATTGAAAAATAAGGATAAGTGTTTAGAATATCTATGTAAGAAAACCATAGAATGGAGATTAATGAATCACAGACCTTCAAGATTCCAATCATGTCAGTATATTCTTCAGGAGCAGGGAAATCCAGATCTGGGCCATAAACATCAGCCCATCAAACATTCTTATTCAGCTCATAGTTTCTTTTACCTTGTGCTATTGATCTGCGTATACTTGGctgaaataattaaatctttTGGGTTGcactaaataaattatctactttatttcctttattctatcttttatcatttttctcttCTCTTGGATGGCTGCTTGCTTGTATGCTGAGCTTACATTTCATGATATTCTTCATCTGTTCagctttaatatttaaaatgaagcATCTAAAGATAGGCTATATGGTTGATACTAACAAAATGGGGTTCTTTTGCAGAGTACAACAAGAAATACTATGCTTGAAATGGCATCTATGGAGCAAAGGAAGGCTGATGAGAATGTCTTGAGATTAGTTGAAGAGCAAAAGGTTTATAACATGAATCTAATTCTAGTGGAGGGTATGAGTTTAATACAGATGTATGCGTGGCTTGTGTTTTTAAAATGGGGGATTATGAAACTTTCAGAATGAAAAACAAGAAGCCCTGAATAAGGTCCTTCAGCTGGAAAGGCAGTTAGATGCTGTAACGATCTGCCTTTAGTATATGATNNNNNNNNNNNNNNNNNNNNNNNNNNNNNNNNNNNNNNNNNNNNNNNNNNNNNNNNNNNNNNNNNNNNNNNNNNNNNNNNNNNNNNNNNNNNNNNNNNNNNNNNNNNNNNNNNNNNNNNNNNNNNNNNNNNNNNNNNNNNNNNNNNNNNNNNNNNNNNNNNNNNNNNNNNNNNNNNNNNNNNNNNNNNNNNNNNNNNNNNNNNNNNNNNNNNNNNNNNNNNNNNNNNNNNNNNNNNNNNNNNNNNNNNNNNNNNNNNNNNNNNNNNNNNNNNNNNNNNNNNNNNNNNNNNNNNNNNNNNNNNNNNNNNNNNNNNNNNNNNNNNNNNNNNNNNNNNNNNNNNNNNNNNNNNNNNNNNNNNNNNNNNNNNNNNNNNNNNNNNNNNNNNNNNNNNNNNNNNNNNNNNNNNNNNNNNNNNNNNNNNNNNNNNNNNNNNNNNNNNNNNNNNNNNNNNNNNNNNNNNNNNNNNNNNNNNNNNNNNNNNNNNNNNNNNNNNNNNNNNCATATGCCGAAggttctgtatttgtgctttatACTCTCTTTTAATCTTTTGACAAAATAAGGAACTTCCATCTATCTTTCTTCCACATGCTCATATTCCTGTTTTAAGTTAGTAATACGACTTTCCATTCCTCAGAAACAAAAAGATGCAACGACTTGCACGAGAACATGTCAGAAGTATTTTAGATGAACAAGAGAAGATGAACTATGAGTTGGAAGTTAAAAGAAAGGATCTTGATGCATGGAACAGACAATTGAACAAGCGTGAAGCATTGACTGAACGTGAAAGGCAAAAACTTGACGAGGAGAAGCAAATGGtacacctttttttttatttcttacctAAATCCAATTGCATTTTTTAccttgacatttttttttcactatGTTTAAGTTAGTTTCTTTTACCTCGTGTTATCGATCTGGGTATACATGgttgaattaattaaatcttTTGGGTTGCACTAAATGAATTATCTACTTTATTTCCTTTATTctatcttttatcatttttctcttCTCTTGGGGCTGCTTGTATACTGAGCTTACATTTCATGATATTCTTCATTTGTACAgctttaatatataaaatgaagcATCTAAAGATAGGCTTATGCAGTAAGAAGTTTAACTGTCGGATAGTGCTACATGGGTGATACTAACAAAATGGGATTCTTTTGCAGAGTACAACAAGAAATACTTCGCTTGAAATGGCATCTATGGAGCAAAGGAAGGCTGATGAGAATGTCTTGAGATTAGTTGAAGAGCAAAAGGTTTATAACATGAATCTATTTCTATTAGAGGGTATGAGTTTAATACAGATGTATGCGTGGcttgtatttttaaaatgggGGATTATGAAACTTTCagaaagaaaaacaagaagCCCTGAACAAGGTCCTTCAGCTGGAAAGGCAGCTAGATGCAAAGCAGAAGCTAGAGATGGAAATTGAAGAGTTGACAGGAAAACTTCAAGTGATGAGG includes:
- the LOC124943270 gene encoding cinnamoyl-CoA reductase 1-like gives rise to the protein MLPFSGQTVCVTGAGGFIASWIVKLLLEKGYTVRGTVRNLDDPKNCYLRELYGAKERLHMFKADLLDYQSLLRAMNGCNGVFHTAFPMNNSREEMELVAVEGARNVIKAAAETKVGRVVFTSSIGAVTMDPNRSPNTIVDDSCWSDLQYCKKTNNWYCYGKMVAEKVAWEEAQERRVNLVVINPVVVLGPLLQSNLNPSTGHILRYLNGCNKTYDNEVQSYVHVIDVAKAHILVYETPTSTGRYLCGESVLHRGDVADILAKHFPEYPIPTKCMDYGKPRVKPFKLSNQKLLDLGLVFIPVEQCLYETVKYLQEKGHLPIANGDRLIPIKSLL
- the LOC124942658 gene encoding photosynthetic NDH subunit of subcomplex B 1, chloroplastic-like, which encodes MIGILKVCDSLISILWFSYIDILNTYPYFSMSFIQGRYYDMILSTKLAGLGHAAFLYMSTARDRVSYIYPNVNSAGAGLLLSQTFTSNSMNLSEAGYNMYQEMADWLGRPFRSVPRQPVLPLQVSISRKVKDAVEAKYRDAGAEKGKFVVLHGLQSDSKASMQSRGDKDSILSIEVWAEIAYSISREFTPVFVIPHEKERENVEDVVGDDASIVFVTTPGQLAALVNDSIGVIATNTAAIQFAFARGKPCIALFGSEEKGELFVPNAEERKCTVIASKTGKLADIDVKAVKRAAQMFKRSLALA